The Glycine soja cultivar W05 chromosome 4, ASM419377v2, whole genome shotgun sequence genomic sequence AGCTGAGGCATTTTCCTGTTCAGTAGAGGATGTCACACATGCAGAGATGTCCCAGAAGCTTGTCAACTGAGCGGCTGCTGATTGCATTGCAAAGCTTGATATTTAATCCAGCAAGGGAACGGCCCAATTTTTTCAATGCAGGCACGCTCTTGTCTGAAACCAATGCGCAACCTGCCAAAGAAAGTACCTCCAGGTTGAACTGTTTTCCTCGGGCAAGGGCTGCGATACCAGTATCAGTGATTGCACACCTGGAAACATCGAGATCAGCGAGCACTGGGCAACTACCTGCAATAGCCATCAAGCTAGCATCACTGACTCTTTTACAACCATCAAGGCTTAGCACCTCGAGAGTCCATCCATGTGAGTTAACCATGGACAAAACTACTCTGTCCGTCAGATTTACACAACCACTTAGATTAACTTTAACCAGACCAGCCTCAGAGCTCTCCAGCAGTGGAAGAAACCCTGCATCTGTTACTCCCTGAAGTCCACTCAATTCAACATGCTGAATCCGAGGACACAGCTTTCCAAGTAAAGCAAGGTTAGCATCGCCAAATCCAGGGCAGTCACGGATTGTTAATGACCAAATTGATTCAGAAGGAGATATTGCAGGCAATTCCATATTGAGATCTTTGATCCCATAGCAGCTAATCAGAGTAAGAACCTTCAATTTTGCACCACAGTTAAAAAAGACACCAAAGAGCCCAATTTGGGTAATTCTGTGGCACTCTTGCAATTGTAGGCTCTCAACTGATGGAGCAGCCCTGGCAAACGATACCAATCCCTTGTCTGACAGAAAAGCACACTTCCGAAGCTTGAAGTTTTGCACATTTGGACAACCCCTTCCAATAGCTTCAAGCCCAACATCTGTTACTCCTCGGCAGCAATCAATTGTGATTGAAGTTAGTTTCTGCAGTCCATGGCCATTACCCATAACCCAGAACCCTTTCTCACTGACATTTGGGAGGCAACTTAGGACAAGATCGGTAACTGCAATGCCGTAATGCCCAATCACTGCTAGAGAGAGATCAGAAACATTCAGCGACTCAAGCTTCACCTTTGTTAGAGCAAAAGAAGCTGAAGACAACACACCAGCAACTCCCTGATCACCAACTCCAGAGCAATCCTTGATTGAGATAGACCTTAGATTGGGACACTTCCCAATAGCTTGTAGACCTTCATTGCCAATGTTAGGACACGACTCTATTGATAACTCAGCCAGCTTTGGACAGTTCTTTGCAACTGCAATTAAAGTCTTGTCAGAAATATTAGGACACTTGCATAGGTCAAGCTTCTCTAACCGGTGACACCCGCTAGCAATCTCAATCAAGCCTTCATCATCAACAGTAGCAACATCCCATAGAGAGCAAACCTTTAGAGAAGGGCACCCATGAGCAATTGCCTTGAGACCTACACTAGTCACCCCACGATCTGAATTGCATCCACGAATTGTAAGCTTCCCCAACCCTCCTCGAGAGGCTGTCCCAATGGCAATGGCAGCAAGTCTTACATCTGTTGCCTTCTTTCCCTCCAAGCTTCGGGATAGGTATCCTTCATCACTAATTTCCTGATTTTCATTTCCAGTACTTTCGTTGCTGTAAGTTTCATTCTTACAAATACTGCTCAGAAGCATAAGCCAGCGCTTGGATACAGAAGCGCAGACACTCCTATCTTGGCCTGCAGGCAACCTTCTAAGGATCTCAAAGAGGCATTCATCTGGCAAAGATTCAATAGATGTCTTAGGCTTCTGCTCAAACCATTCTCCACTGATATCAAATGGAACACTGAAGCGAGACCTCTTCTGAAGAGGAAGGTAAACATCAACTTGACGGCCAAGAGACAAGAAGAGACACGGTTCCTTCGGGTTAGGATAAATAGGACCCCCATGATAAAAATCATCATTTCCTGAAAAACCAAACATGTCGAAGGTCAAGATGGCGACAAAACtacacataaataaataaataaatgtgaattcACACAAGTAAAACCACAGAACGGATCTATTCAATAAGTGACAGGCTTCAACAAACA encodes the following:
- the LOC114408963 gene encoding EIN3-binding F-box protein 1-like — encoded protein: MSKVFSFTGNDDFYHGGPIYPNPKEPCLFLSLGRQVDVYLPLQKRSRFSVPFDISGEWFEQKPKTSIESLPDECLFEILRRLPAGQDRSVCASVSKRWLMLLSSICKNETYSNESTGNENQEISDEGYLSRSLEGKKATDVRLAAIAIGTASRGGLGKLTIRGCNSDRGVTSVGLKAIAHGCPSLKVCSLWDVATVDDEGLIEIASGCHRLEKLDLCKCPNISDKTLIAVAKNCPKLAELSIESCPNIGNEGLQAIGKCPNLRSISIKDCSGVGDQGVAGVLSSASFALTKVKLESLNVSDLSLAVIGHYGIAVTDLVLSCLPNVSEKGFWVMGNGHGLQKLTSITIDCCRGVTDVGLEAIGRGCPNVQNFKLRKCAFLSDKGLVSFARAAPSVESLQLQECHRITQIGLFGVFFNCGAKLKVLTLISCYGIKDLNMELPAISPSESIWSLTIRDCPGFGDANLALLGKLCPRIQHVELSGLQGVTDAGFLPLLESSEAGLVKVNLSGCVNLTDRVVLSMVNSHGWTLEVLSLDGCKRVSDASLMAIAGSCPVLADLDVSRCAITDTGIAALARGKQFNLEVLSLAGCALVSDKSVPALKKLGRSLAGLNIKLCNAISSRSVDKLLGHLCMCDILY